From Saprospiraceae bacterium, one genomic window encodes:
- a CDS encoding class I SAM-dependent methyltransferase, whose product MIPRIWWMFFLISSCSYFDKNGPLILKEPAHQEPNENAEKSFEAFEFSDRTIWQKPFLIIDLLEPLDQKVVADIGAGSGYFTFRFIHKAKKVIAVEIDSTLIELMNAEKDYYDQELQRKYEARLATPDDSKLKDDEVDIVFISNTYTYLENRMEYLKNLKPKLKADGILVIVDFKKKMTPIGPPLDQRLAQGDVESELVLAGYHIAKSDDISLEYQYIIIAEPNP is encoded by the coding sequence ATGATACCGCGAATTTGGTGGATGTTCTTTTTAATTTCTTCCTGTTCTTATTTTGACAAGAACGGTCCCCTGATATTGAAGGAACCTGCCCATCAAGAACCCAATGAAAATGCAGAAAAGTCCTTCGAAGCCTTCGAATTTTCAGATCGGACCATCTGGCAAAAGCCTTTTCTAATTATTGACCTTCTTGAACCATTGGATCAAAAGGTAGTTGCAGACATTGGAGCCGGAAGTGGTTATTTTACTTTTCGCTTCATTCATAAGGCCAAAAAAGTGATCGCTGTTGAAATAGACAGTACATTGATCGAGCTGATGAATGCTGAAAAGGATTATTACGATCAGGAACTTCAAAGAAAATATGAAGCCAGATTGGCCACTCCGGATGATTCAAAGCTTAAAGACGATGAAGTAGATATTGTCTTCATTTCGAATACTTACACCTATCTGGAAAACAGAATGGAATACCTTAAAAATCTAAAACCCAAACTAAAGGCAGACGGTATCCTTGTGATCGTGGATTTTAAAAAGAAAATGACGCCAATTGGGCCTCCTCTTGACCAGAGATTGGCACAAGGAGATGTAGAAAGTGAACTCGTATTGGCAGGTTATCACATTGCAAAATCGGATGACATAAGTCTCGAATATCAGTATATCATTATTGCAGAACCAAATCCTTGA
- a CDS encoding undecaprenyl-diphosphate phosphatase: MSEYLIALILGIVQGITEFLPISSDGHLELAKYLTGDQSKGLESLQLTVLLHIATTFSIIYVFRKNILQILSGLSSSTDSSSRIFAWHVILSMIPAAIVGLFFEEIVSSLFEGKILMVSILLIINGLILLTSKLRKPANASITPKVAILMGLAQMLAILPGISRSGSTISTAMLMGVDRNQAASFSFLMVVPLILGKVAKDLMDGDLMVHSYSIGAMAFGFVASFLTGIAACYLMIHIVKKVLLHYFAWYCMLVGIGMIAYLQFFS, from the coding sequence ATGTCTGAATATCTGATCGCCCTGATCCTTGGCATCGTACAGGGAATCACAGAATTTTTGCCGATCTCCAGCGACGGGCATCTCGAGTTGGCAAAATATCTGACAGGTGATCAGTCCAAAGGACTCGAAAGTCTCCAACTGACCGTGCTTTTGCACATCGCCACGACCTTTAGCATCATCTACGTGTTTCGCAAAAATATCCTGCAGATCCTATCCGGTCTGAGTTCATCCACGGATTCCAGTTCCAGGATATTTGCCTGGCATGTTATCCTTTCGATGATCCCTGCCGCGATTGTGGGATTGTTTTTTGAGGAAATCGTCAGCAGTCTTTTTGAGGGAAAAATCCTGATGGTATCCATCCTCCTGATCATCAACGGTCTCATCCTTTTGACTTCCAAACTCCGGAAACCAGCAAATGCGTCTATCACACCCAAAGTAGCCATTCTGATGGGATTGGCCCAGATGCTCGCCATTTTACCGGGCATTAGTCGCTCCGGCAGCACCATCTCCACAGCAATGCTGATGGGTGTTGACCGCAATCAGGCGGCGAGTTTCTCCTTCTTAATGGTGGTGCCCTTGATCCTTGGCAAGGTCGCCAAAGACCTGATGGATGGGGATCTAATGGTACATAGCTATTCAATTGGGGCCATGGCATTTGGATTTGTAGCCTCTTTTTTGACAGGGATTGCTGCCTGCTATCTGATGATCCATATCGTAAAAAAGGTGCTCCTGCATTATTTTGCCTGGTATTGTATGTTGGTGGGTATTGGAATGATTGCTTATCTTCAATTCTTCTCGTAA
- the dacB gene encoding D-alanyl-D-alanine carboxypeptidase/D-alanyl-D-alanine-endopeptidase, whose amino-acid sequence MKLGICFFFCFMVCFNAFPQSEKWQQSIDAWVKQEDFKNASIGICLMDIKSGKVMAGFDVERSLIPASTLKILSSYAAFSTAGKSYQFRTEFYLKVHMWSDSTCYADIVVIGQGDPSFGSYLLPGNKTLSEISDTVANLLKLRGIHQLVGRIIVQSTWQNDLPENPEWLWYDLGNYYGAGYFGFNVLENSASIDLNIPEEANQICEIIKVVPSCLWENYCSEAVVVETEPFESVYVMGSSPHRIYTVSGRIKKTKDKTISFYASMPNPAETYECILRDGLINRGVLFRDSLILSDIKTPELIYLHFSQSLDKLATRALHKSVNLYSESFLSLAGKYWTKNADRPTSLRQLRKFYLNKTENLDGVKIFDGSGLSPKNRMTALAMCGILQKIAIDQAGNHIHPYLPDVSQSGPLANKISKKSKLKGRYRLKSGSMEGVRAYAGYWMEGAHPKYSFCLMINNYNGGSEQIKKHIANFLIHLSQN is encoded by the coding sequence ATGAAGTTGGGCATATGTTTTTTTTTCTGTTTTATGGTTTGTTTTAATGCATTCCCACAATCTGAAAAGTGGCAACAGTCCATCGATGCTTGGGTAAAGCAGGAGGACTTTAAAAATGCAAGTATTGGTATTTGTTTGATGGATATCAAATCCGGTAAAGTGATGGCAGGTTTTGATGTGGAGAGAAGCCTTATTCCAGCCTCAACTCTTAAAATTTTAAGCAGCTATGCAGCTTTCTCTACAGCTGGAAAGTCCTACCAATTTAGAACAGAATTTTACCTTAAAGTGCATATGTGGTCAGATAGCACTTGTTATGCGGATATCGTAGTCATCGGACAAGGAGATCCAAGTTTTGGTTCTTATCTATTGCCTGGAAACAAAACCCTGTCAGAAATTTCAGATACAGTAGCCAATCTTCTAAAACTAAGAGGCATACATCAATTGGTGGGGAGAATCATCGTTCAATCTACCTGGCAAAACGACCTCCCGGAAAACCCGGAATGGCTCTGGTACGATTTGGGCAATTACTATGGTGCAGGATATTTTGGTTTTAATGTTTTGGAAAACTCAGCGAGCATTGACCTGAATATACCAGAAGAAGCCAATCAGATTTGTGAAATTATCAAGGTGGTACCTTCCTGTCTATGGGAAAATTACTGCTCGGAGGCCGTTGTTGTGGAAACAGAGCCCTTCGAATCAGTCTATGTGATGGGGAGTTCACCCCACCGGATTTATACTGTTTCCGGCAGGATTAAAAAAACAAAAGACAAAACGATCAGCTTCTATGCATCCATGCCAAATCCTGCGGAGACCTATGAGTGCATTCTTCGGGATGGACTGATCAACAGAGGTGTTCTCTTCAGAGATAGCCTTATACTTTCTGATATTAAAACACCAGAGCTGATTTACCTGCATTTTTCGCAAAGTCTGGACAAATTGGCAACAAGGGCATTGCATAAAAGCGTCAATTTGTACTCAGAATCTTTTTTAAGTTTGGCCGGAAAATACTGGACCAAAAATGCTGACCGACCTACTTCCCTGCGCCAGTTGAGAAAATTTTATCTAAATAAGACGGAAAATTTGGATGGAGTGAAGATTTTTGACGGCAGTGGTCTGAGTCCGAAAAACCGCATGACTGCGCTCGCCATGTGTGGAATTCTTCAAAAAATAGCGATCGACCAAGCTGGAAATCACATTCATCCCTACCTGCCGGATGTGTCTCAATCGGGTCCTTTGGCCAATAAGATTTCCAAAAAATCCAAACTCAAAGGAAGGTACAGACTAAAGAGCGGAAGCATGGAGGGTGTGCGCGCTTATGCAGGATATTGGATGGAGGGAGCACATCCCAAATATAGCTTTTGTCTGATGATCAACAATTACAATGGAGGCTCTGAACAAATCAAAAAGCATATTGCCAATTTTCTGATACATTTGTCGCAGAATTAA
- the gldG gene encoding gliding motility-associated ABC transporter substrate-binding protein GldG: MALFKNIKNFAGLLVLAGILILVNVISSYLYGSIDLTEEKRFTLTPATKKILKELPEVVFVRVLLEGEFPSGFKRLQQSTIEMLDQFASVSGYVEYQFEDPNDGTVEEINAKREELKKEGLLPTNLFVRSGTENKEQIIYPYAIFNYGERKVAVNLLENSADQDQDAKLSNSIGLLEYKFANAIQKLKYKDRKNIVLTTGNGELETEYTKSLMGLLYPFYNVGRIHLDSVAKINSEIDLVIVARPTQKFEEKNKFKLDQFLMNGGKAMFFLDGIAMSLDSLGERNEYIPEVLDVNLGDQLFEYGVRIEPNLVLDLECSRIPQVIGRQGGKPQIELFPWYYHPLIASKDHHPITNHIDRVNLEFVSTIDTLKTKYPVRKTILLNSSQYSRYQLAPMKIGFDILRYKPEPEKFNKPYLPVAVLLEGEFSSLYENRVTEEMMNNLAALQMEFKSKSKPTSIIVVGDGDLPKNLYDEETGKTAPMGYSRWEKLTFEGNKDFILNAVEYLIDPNQVLAARSKQYKLRLLDKVKAEKEKTFWQFFNVGIPIFLLILFGVFNHYSRKRKYIKI; the protein is encoded by the coding sequence ATGGCACTCTTCAAAAACATTAAAAATTTTGCAGGATTGTTGGTACTGGCTGGTATCTTGATCCTGGTCAATGTGATTTCAAGCTATCTGTATGGTTCGATTGACCTCACCGAAGAAAAAAGATTTACGCTCACCCCGGCCACCAAAAAAATTCTCAAAGAATTGCCGGAAGTGGTCTTTGTCAGAGTCTTGCTGGAAGGAGAATTTCCATCAGGTTTCAAAAGGCTTCAACAAAGTACCATTGAAATGCTCGATCAGTTTGCATCGGTCTCAGGATATGTGGAATACCAGTTTGAAGATCCAAATGATGGAACGGTTGAGGAAATCAATGCGAAAAGAGAAGAACTTAAAAAAGAAGGTTTGTTACCCACCAACTTATTCGTTCGATCCGGTACTGAAAACAAAGAACAGATCATTTATCCCTATGCCATTTTTAATTATGGGGAGCGCAAAGTGGCGGTCAATCTGCTGGAAAATTCTGCAGATCAGGACCAGGACGCCAAGTTGAGCAATTCCATTGGTTTGCTTGAATACAAATTTGCCAATGCCATTCAAAAACTGAAATACAAGGATCGCAAAAATATTGTGCTTACAACAGGCAATGGCGAATTGGAAACTGAGTATACCAAGTCGCTCATGGGTCTATTATACCCATTTTACAATGTTGGCCGAATTCATTTAGACAGTGTGGCTAAAATCAATTCTGAAATCGATTTGGTGATTGTAGCAAGGCCTACTCAAAAGTTTGAGGAAAAAAATAAATTTAAACTGGATCAGTTTCTTATGAATGGGGGCAAAGCCATGTTTTTTTTAGACGGAATTGCCATGAGCCTGGACTCACTAGGAGAAAGAAACGAATACATTCCTGAAGTTCTGGATGTCAACCTTGGAGATCAGCTATTTGAATATGGTGTTCGAATTGAGCCGAATTTGGTTTTAGATCTGGAATGCTCAAGAATTCCTCAGGTCATTGGAAGGCAGGGGGGAAAACCACAGATAGAATTATTTCCATGGTATTACCATCCACTCATTGCATCCAAAGACCACCACCCCATCACCAATCACATCGATAGAGTCAACTTGGAATTTGTTTCAACCATTGACACGCTAAAAACAAAATATCCTGTCCGAAAAACAATTCTTTTGAATTCGTCCCAATACAGCCGCTATCAGTTGGCTCCTATGAAAATTGGTTTTGATATTTTGCGGTACAAACCGGAGCCTGAAAAATTTAACAAGCCCTATCTGCCTGTAGCAGTTTTGCTGGAAGGAGAATTTTCATCTTTATATGAAAACAGGGTAACCGAGGAAATGATGAACAATCTTGCAGCTCTCCAGATGGAATTCAAATCCAAATCAAAACCAACGTCAATCATCGTTGTGGGAGATGGAGACTTGCCAAAAAATCTATACGATGAAGAGACCGGAAAGACAGCTCCCATGGGTTACAGTCGCTGGGAAAAACTGACCTTTGAAGGCAACAAGGATTTTATACTCAATGCAGTTGAATATTTGATTGACCCCAATCAGGTGCTCGCCGCAAGATCCAAACAATACAAACTGCGATTGCTCGATAAAGTGAAGGCTGAAAAAGAAAAAACCTTCTGGCAGTTTTTTAACGTAGGAATACCAATCTTCCTCCTCATCCTGTTTGGGGTTTTCAATCATTACTCCCGTAAAAGGAAGTACATCAAAATCTAA
- the truB gene encoding tRNA pseudouridine(55) synthase TruB, producing MERLPSFSQLDSLDFGAGEIILINKPFGVTSYYIIEKIKRALRSLGYPKLKIGHAGTLDPLATGLLIVCTGRMTKKINEYQDLEKTYSGQLTLGAWTESYDLEREIQPGPDPSGITDSELEKVKDSFIGYQELVPPAHSAVKIGGKRAYALARKGNEVVLQPKPVHIAEFELTGREGPVISFRIRCTKGTYIRSIAHEFGQRLNNAAYLSALCRDAIGPCKIENAWPLDEFLQILKKPNPPLSA from the coding sequence TTGGAACGCTTACCCTCCTTCTCCCAACTTGATTCTCTTGACTTTGGCGCTGGAGAAATCATCTTAATCAACAAGCCATTTGGGGTGACCTCCTATTACATCATTGAAAAAATCAAGCGTGCGCTGAGATCCTTGGGGTATCCAAAATTGAAAATCGGACACGCGGGTACCTTGGACCCATTGGCCACCGGTCTTCTGATCGTCTGCACCGGTCGAATGACTAAAAAAATCAATGAGTACCAGGACCTGGAAAAAACCTATTCCGGACAATTGACCCTCGGAGCATGGACAGAGAGTTATGATCTGGAAAGGGAGATACAGCCAGGGCCGGACCCCTCAGGGATTACGGACTCCGAACTGGAAAAGGTGAAAGACTCTTTTATAGGATATCAGGAATTGGTGCCACCGGCGCATTCGGCCGTTAAAATTGGAGGCAAGCGAGCCTATGCGCTCGCAAGAAAAGGGAATGAAGTCGTTTTACAACCAAAGCCGGTGCACATTGCTGAGTTTGAGTTGACGGGTAGAGAGGGTCCGGTTATTTCTTTTCGAATCCGCTGTACCAAAGGCACTTATATACGGTCTATCGCGCATGAATTCGGTCAGAGATTGAACAATGCAGCTTACTTATCCGCACTCTGCAGGGATGCAATCGGACCCTGCAAAATTGAGAATGCCTGGCCACTGGATGAGTTTTTGCAAATTCTTAAGAAGCCCAATCCACCTTTAAGTGCCTGA
- the gldF gene encoding gliding motility-associated ABC transporter permease subunit GldF, whose amino-acid sequence MWIIFLKEISAFFSSLIGYMVIAVFLMLMGLLMWVFPDTSILYYNEASLDQLFSIAPIILLFMIPAVTMRSFSEELQSGTLEILITKPISESQIVLGKYFASLVLAIITLLPTLFYYYSVHRLGSPVGNLDSGAIAGSYIGLFFLAASFTSIGLYGSTLNKNQIISFLFSILMCFLFYYGFYFLSKLPLFYGKTDDIVAMIGMDFHYNSMSKGKLDSRDFIYFLSIIGFFLWLTIYWIKNRLF is encoded by the coding sequence ATGTGGATCATTTTTTTAAAAGAGATTTCAGCTTTTTTTAGTTCCCTGATCGGTTATATGGTCATCGCGGTCTTTCTGATGTTAATGGGATTGCTCATGTGGGTATTTCCGGATACGAGCATTTTATATTACAACGAAGCATCTCTGGATCAGCTATTTTCCATTGCGCCGATTATTTTGTTGTTTATGATTCCTGCAGTGACAATGCGATCTTTTTCTGAAGAATTGCAATCTGGTACCCTGGAAATTTTGATCACCAAACCCATCTCCGAATCACAGATTGTACTGGGTAAATATTTTGCAAGTCTTGTTCTGGCCATCATCACCTTGCTTCCAACATTATTTTACTATTATTCTGTACACCGCCTGGGGTCGCCTGTTGGCAATCTTGATTCAGGTGCCATTGCCGGATCTTACATCGGCTTGTTTTTTCTCGCAGCTTCATTTACTTCCATAGGTTTGTATGGATCCACACTCAACAAAAACCAAATCATATCTTTTCTTTTTTCTATTCTGATGTGTTTTCTTTTTTATTACGGTTTTTATTTTTTGAGCAAATTGCCACTTTTTTATGGAAAAACAGATGACATTGTCGCTATGATCGGCATGGATTTTCACTACAACTCCATGAGCAAAGGAAAACTAGACAGCAGAGATTTTATATATTTCCTGAGTATTATTGGATTCTTTCTTTGGCTGACCATCTATTGGATCAAAAACCGATTGTTTTAA
- the gldA gene encoding gliding motility-associated ABC transporter ATP-binding subunit GldA yields MSVIVKDLVKIYGTQRALDGINFELPKGQILGFLGPNGAGKTTTMKILTAFLAPSSGTAKICDFDVIEQPIEAKKKMGYLPEHNPLYKDMFVREYLLVFARLAGVVKPMHRVDELIEITGLTREQNKYIGSLSKGYRQRVGLSQALLHDPEVLILDEPTSGLDPNQIQDIRNLIKGFGKEKTVIFSTHIMQEVQALCDRVIIIHQGRIVADNNIKDLQEIGLDRQVVHVEFTQAVNENILKSLPGVQNLKHHGKGLYTLYANQKSDLRETIYNISVQQKWTLLEMHREKNSVEDVFSLLTKKQEQ; encoded by the coding sequence ATGTCTGTCATTGTCAAGGATTTGGTCAAAATTTATGGAACCCAGCGGGCACTGGATGGGATCAACTTTGAACTGCCCAAAGGGCAGATTCTGGGATTTCTAGGTCCCAATGGGGCTGGCAAGACAACCACTATGAAAATTTTGACGGCTTTTCTGGCTCCGAGTTCCGGAACAGCGAAAATCTGCGATTTTGACGTCATCGAGCAACCCATCGAGGCAAAGAAAAAAATGGGCTATTTGCCCGAGCACAATCCACTCTATAAGGACATGTTTGTCCGTGAATATCTTTTGGTTTTTGCACGACTTGCCGGGGTGGTAAAACCCATGCATCGCGTTGATGAACTCATCGAAATAACAGGTCTTACCCGCGAACAGAACAAATACATTGGCTCGCTGTCCAAAGGGTACCGGCAAAGGGTTGGTCTAAGTCAGGCCTTGCTACATGATCCGGAGGTATTGATTTTGGACGAGCCGACTTCAGGTTTAGATCCCAACCAAATCCAGGACATCCGAAACCTGATCAAGGGTTTTGGAAAAGAAAAGACCGTGATTTTTTCGACGCACATTATGCAAGAGGTCCAAGCCCTTTGTGATCGGGTGATCATCATCCATCAGGGCCGCATTGTAGCAGACAACAACATCAAAGATCTACAGGAAATTGGTTTGGATCGACAAGTGGTCCACGTCGAATTTACACAAGCTGTAAATGAAAACATACTTAAGTCTTTACCGGGTGTCCAAAATCTCAAGCACCATGGTAAAGGACTGTACACGCTCTATGCCAATCAGAAATCAGATTTGAGAGAAACCATTTACAATATTTCTGTTCAACAAAAATGGACCCTGCTCGAAATGCACCGCGAAAAAAATAGCGTTGAAGATGTATTTAGTTTGCTCACCAAAAAACAAGAACAGTAA
- a CDS encoding DUF3098 domain-containing protein, with amino-acid sequence MGEAKSKKPDQSANTAKSVEANKTPQTAKGLTYNHSHIRVVLLGLGLIAVGLALMSGGSMPSPEVWDESIIYSFRRTVLAPAFIIAGLAVEVYAIFKN; translated from the coding sequence ATGGGAGAAGCAAAATCCAAAAAGCCAGACCAAAGCGCCAATACGGCGAAATCCGTTGAAGCAAATAAAACGCCTCAAACTGCCAAAGGATTGACTTATAACCACAGCCACATCCGCGTTGTCCTACTGGGCCTCGGTCTGATCGCCGTAGGTCTGGCACTGATGTCCGGTGGCAGCATGCCCTCTCCGGAGGTATGGGATGAGTCTATCATCTATTCCTTCCGACGCACAGTCCTAGCTCCGGCATTCATCATCGCGGGTCTTGCGGTCGAGGTGTACGCCATCTTTAAAAACTAA
- a CDS encoding DUF4340 domain-containing protein has translation MNNKTLYILTALFILLGIAAWWITTHSDSKSSIDTADRQFAIEDENEVYKIFMVRKGGKPIQLEKKNGEWYVNDRYKAFINPVQNLLYAMSHISIKSIPPKPAYEVIMKDFSEIGLKVEIYGKNQNKLKTYYIGGVTDDETGVYFLMDGYRQPYIMHLDKKVSNVRQRYELALDDWRERAMIPVKPEDISTLEVSYPYEPERSFRISQVENKYNIQSLGALSISTSHVKSKFLRSYLENIPLAMIEAYKNLHPAKDSIPLLTPYCRIRITKSSAVDTFSLSLYPVNDHLDAPVDLSPEFLSQRNFFRFFVHRSDGDFMMTQIQQIDMILKDFQDMIKG, from the coding sequence ATGAATAACAAAACTCTTTATATTCTCACCGCGCTATTTATTCTTCTGGGCATTGCTGCATGGTGGATTACCACACACTCAGATTCAAAATCCTCCATTGACACTGCAGACCGACAGTTTGCCATCGAAGATGAAAATGAGGTCTATAAAATTTTTATGGTGAGAAAAGGAGGAAAACCCATACAGCTGGAAAAGAAAAATGGCGAATGGTATGTTAACGATCGATACAAGGCTTTTATTAATCCGGTACAAAATCTGTTGTACGCCATGAGTCATATTAGTATCAAATCCATTCCTCCAAAGCCAGCGTATGAAGTGATCATGAAAGATTTTTCTGAGATCGGTTTGAAGGTAGAAATCTATGGTAAAAATCAAAACAAATTAAAAACCTATTACATTGGCGGAGTAACGGATGACGAGACAGGTGTTTATTTTTTGATGGATGGTTACCGTCAACCTTATATTATGCACTTGGATAAAAAAGTATCCAACGTCCGCCAACGATACGAACTTGCCTTGGATGACTGGCGCGAGAGAGCCATGATTCCGGTCAAGCCAGAAGACATCTCGACCCTTGAAGTCAGCTATCCTTATGAACCAGAAAGGTCTTTTCGAATTTCTCAGGTTGAAAACAAATACAATATTCAGTCTTTGGGTGCACTTTCAATTTCTACCAGCCATGTGAAGTCAAAATTTTTAAGATCCTACCTTGAGAATATTCCTTTGGCCATGATAGAAGCATATAAAAACTTGCATCCCGCCAAAGACAGCATTCCATTGCTTACACCATATTGCCGAATCAGGATCACCAAATCCAGTGCGGTAGATACGTTTAGTCTTAGTCTTTATCCGGTCAATGATCATTTAGATGCTCCAGTGGATCTCAGTCCTGAGTTTTTATCGCAGCGCAATTTTTTTAGATTTTTTGTGCACCGAAGTGACGGTGATTTTATGATGACACAGATTCAGCAAATCGATATGATCCTGAAAGATTTTCAGGACATGATCAAAGGCTGA